Proteins from a genomic interval of Nitrospina gracilis Nb-211:
- a CDS encoding tellurite resistance TerB family protein encodes MATVKNMTLLKTLAAIAWADGEMSESEKNILKRFYRKFHLTQKEMDSLKPYLLAPVTREEQDRLLQKLSHEFGSKKERDRVVQVMEEMAAADKSLKDEERELLETFAKHLKKSSITRRTVGKIRNFFESTIFQPAYEKNPQLHQYFRNQILKSIELKSNGSVKKGRISEEDLYFICLFGTLLASVAHVDEEFHEEEKKALKSELKKRFEFTPKELDLLLEVVSEQAQRGYDFDEVTREFNKLYSYNDRMATVDCFFAVAAADGNISHEESEEIRRITKALRIPHSAFKASKVRALNKLRGR; translated from the coding sequence ATGGCGACCGTAAAAAACATGACCCTGCTGAAAACGCTTGCCGCCATTGCGTGGGCCGATGGCGAGATGAGCGAATCGGAAAAGAACATTCTGAAACGGTTCTACCGCAAGTTCCACCTCACGCAAAAGGAGATGGACAGCCTGAAGCCTTACCTGCTGGCGCCGGTGACCCGGGAAGAACAGGACCGCTTACTGCAAAAACTCTCGCACGAGTTCGGATCGAAAAAGGAGCGTGACCGGGTAGTGCAGGTGATGGAGGAAATGGCCGCCGCCGACAAGAGTTTGAAGGACGAGGAACGCGAATTGCTGGAAACCTTCGCTAAGCATCTCAAAAAGTCGTCCATCACCCGGCGCACCGTGGGCAAGATCCGTAATTTTTTCGAAAGCACCATCTTCCAACCCGCGTACGAAAAAAATCCGCAACTGCATCAGTATTTCCGCAACCAGATTTTGAAGAGCATCGAATTGAAATCCAACGGCAGTGTGAAGAAGGGCCGCATCTCCGAGGAGGACCTGTACTTCATCTGCCTGTTTGGCACTCTGCTGGCTTCCGTGGCGCACGTGGACGAGGAATTTCATGAAGAAGAAAAGAAGGCGCTCAAGAGCGAATTGAAGAAGCGTTTCGAGTTCACACCGAAGGAGCTCGATCTGTTGCTGGAGGTGGTTTCCGAACAGGCCCAGCGCGGTTACGATTTTGACGAGGTGACGCGCGAGTTCAACAAGCTGTATTCGTACAACGACCGTATGGCAACGGTGGATTGTTTCTTTGCCGTGGCGGCGGCGGACGGCAATATCTCGCATGAGGAATCGGAGGAAATCCGCCGCATCACCAAAGCCTTGCGCATTCCGCACAGCGCCTTCAAGGCGTCCAAGGTGCGGGCGTTGAACAAACTGCGCGGGCGTTGA
- the dtd gene encoding D-aminoacyl-tRNA deacylase: protein MKLVVQRVSASAVSVGGFEIARIGRGLMILFSAEKGDGDAAVDWLVDKTANLRIFPDEAGKMNRSCLDIQGEVLVVSQFTLAGDCSRGRRPGFDNAAPPQEAERLYRLFVDRFTTTGLSVQEGRFAADMQVEIHNDGPVTFILER, encoded by the coding sequence ATGAAACTGGTGGTGCAGAGAGTCTCGGCTTCCGCTGTCTCGGTGGGTGGGTTTGAGATCGCGCGCATCGGGCGCGGACTCATGATCCTGTTCAGCGCGGAAAAAGGCGACGGCGACGCGGCCGTCGATTGGCTAGTGGACAAGACGGCGAATCTGCGCATCTTTCCGGATGAGGCGGGCAAGATGAACCGGTCGTGCCTTGACATCCAGGGCGAGGTGCTGGTGGTGTCGCAGTTCACGCTGGCCGGGGACTGCTCGCGCGGACGGCGGCCCGGATTCGACAACGCCGCGCCGCCGCAGGAAGCGGAGCGCCTCTACCGCCTGTTTGTGGACCGGTTCACGACTACCGGGTTGAGCGTGCAGGAAGGCCGCTTCGCCGCCGACATGCAGGTGGAAATCCACAACGACGGCCCGGTGACGTTCATCCTTGAGCGTTGA
- a CDS encoding tetratricopeptide repeat protein, which produces MTRTLMACVVLLALSTAACTDPHTQYQRRIAEYASRLQTNPQDPDAHYQLGVAYLSAGNWKAGSHHLKDTVRLNKSHTQALRDLGWAMYQLGDLAAAEKWLRQSHQLHGKDPKTAANLGAVLIARERYSAAVAVLEGALRNGLSRFEVHNNLAIAYRHLGEKTKAAHQLRVASRLAPDVARVHSNLGALYETLNMDDDAFQQYTVALNLNPGEAAAHYNLGAYHARHGNKLLALGHLHEAQRLRPTDPTLRIGLGRAFADLKQYDKALEHYEASLRYRPGDADTFLEMAELYHLNQQPEKAVDAYNLAISLDPDRPQAYYKLALLYDQLEVGENALLYMAVAEREFSRQNKLEEAETSRHNLGVFARKYQYGDRELKRLLKRHDLNVNPLNAQG; this is translated from the coding sequence ATGACCCGAACGCTGATGGCGTGCGTCGTGTTGCTTGCGCTTTCGACCGCCGCCTGCACCGATCCCCACACGCAGTACCAGCGGCGCATTGCCGAGTATGCGTCACGCCTGCAAACCAACCCGCAGGACCCCGACGCGCATTACCAATTGGGGGTCGCTTACCTTTCCGCGGGCAACTGGAAGGCCGGCTCGCATCACCTGAAAGACACCGTCCGCCTCAATAAAAGCCACACGCAGGCCCTGCGCGATCTCGGTTGGGCGATGTACCAGTTGGGAGATCTTGCCGCCGCCGAGAAGTGGCTGAGGCAATCGCATCAGTTGCACGGTAAGGATCCCAAAACCGCCGCCAACCTGGGAGCGGTGTTGATCGCGCGGGAGAGATACTCCGCCGCCGTGGCGGTGCTGGAGGGAGCCCTCCGCAACGGCCTGTCGCGGTTCGAGGTGCACAACAACCTCGCCATCGCCTACCGGCATCTGGGAGAAAAAACCAAGGCCGCGCATCAACTGCGCGTTGCGTCCCGCCTCGCCCCGGACGTGGCGCGGGTGCACAGCAACCTGGGCGCGTTGTATGAGACGCTGAACATGGACGACGATGCGTTTCAGCAATACACCGTGGCGCTGAACCTCAACCCGGGTGAGGCGGCCGCGCATTACAACCTGGGCGCGTACCACGCCCGGCACGGCAACAAACTGCTGGCGCTCGGCCACCTGCACGAAGCGCAGAGATTGAGACCCACCGACCCCACCCTGCGCATCGGGCTCGGCCGCGCTTTTGCCGACCTCAAGCAATACGACAAAGCGCTGGAACACTACGAAGCCTCGCTTCGTTACCGCCCCGGCGATGCCGATACGTTCCTGGAGATGGCGGAGCTGTACCACCTCAATCAACAACCGGAAAAAGCCGTGGACGCGTACAATCTCGCCATCAGCCTGGACCCCGACCGGCCGCAGGCGTATTACAAGCTGGCATTGCTGTACGATCAACTGGAAGTGGGAGAAAACGCCCTGCTGTACATGGCGGTGGCGGAACGGGAATTTTCACGGCAGAACAAACTGGAAGAAGCCGAAACCAGCCGCCACAACCTGGGTGTCTTCGCGCGCAAATACCAGTATGGCGACCGGGAATTGAAGCGCCTGCTCAAACGGCATGACCTGAACGTGAACCCCCTCAACGCTCAAGGATGA
- a CDS encoding NADH-quinone oxidoreductase subunit N has translation MTANINFEDMNWIAISPELILMATSLLLLLMGLKKAFNENSYLAKAATAGIVTALLLSCYLWSSAPTVADGADPEMFSRALIHDRFSQTFNLIFLVMSLFAIIASFRYPRPDHQNKAEYFSLLLMSVVGMMFLAKSGNLITAFISLEIFSISLYILCGFNAKHGTGREQPGDVDHLPWETVASQESTVKYLLIGAFASAILVYGMALMYAGTGTTEIRLIGKLLHENPYTHNPLVYIGMALMFCGLAFKVSLVPFHSWTPDVYQGAPTPVTGFMSVATKAAAFALIARVFYIALPELQEVWMPFLFGISVLTMLVGNIAAIFQDDVKRMLAYSGVAHAGYLLIGIVANSQDGMASIIFYLAVYLFMNVGAFAVVYMVEGEGKGSNSIYRFKGLAKRNPLMAAAMSLFMLSLAGFPPTAGFFGKLYVFVAAIKQDYVLITVLAVLASMIAVYFYLRIIVMMYFHESETETELVSNRGMTALVTVSSAAILLMGIFPSTFMQLALSAIPSIPH, from the coding sequence ATGACCGCCAACATCAACTTCGAAGACATGAACTGGATCGCCATCTCGCCGGAACTGATCCTGATGGCGACGTCACTTCTGCTGTTGTTGATGGGCCTGAAAAAGGCATTCAACGAAAACTCGTACCTGGCCAAGGCGGCCACCGCGGGCATCGTCACCGCCCTTCTGCTGTCGTGCTACCTGTGGAGCTCCGCGCCCACCGTCGCCGACGGTGCGGACCCGGAAATGTTCAGCCGGGCGCTCATCCACGACCGCTTCTCCCAGACCTTCAACCTGATTTTTCTGGTGATGTCGCTGTTCGCGATCATCGCCTCGTTCCGCTACCCGCGGCCCGACCACCAGAACAAAGCCGAATATTTTTCACTGCTGTTGATGTCGGTGGTGGGGATGATGTTCCTCGCCAAGTCCGGCAACCTGATCACTGCGTTCATCTCGCTGGAGATTTTCTCCATTTCGCTATACATCTTATGCGGGTTCAACGCCAAGCACGGAACGGGACGCGAACAACCCGGCGACGTGGATCACCTGCCGTGGGAGACCGTAGCGTCGCAGGAGTCCACCGTCAAGTACCTGCTGATCGGTGCATTCGCCTCCGCCATTCTGGTGTACGGCATGGCGCTCATGTACGCGGGCACCGGCACCACGGAAATCCGCCTGATCGGCAAACTGCTTCACGAAAACCCCTACACGCACAATCCGCTGGTGTACATCGGCATGGCCCTCATGTTCTGTGGGCTGGCGTTTAAAGTTTCGCTGGTGCCGTTTCACTCGTGGACTCCGGATGTGTACCAGGGCGCGCCGACGCCGGTGACGGGCTTCATGTCGGTCGCCACCAAGGCCGCCGCCTTCGCTTTGATCGCGCGGGTGTTCTACATCGCCCTGCCGGAATTGCAGGAAGTCTGGATGCCCTTCCTGTTCGGCATCTCCGTCCTCACCATGCTGGTGGGCAACATCGCCGCCATCTTTCAGGACGACGTCAAGCGCATGCTGGCATATTCCGGTGTGGCGCATGCGGGATACCTGCTGATCGGCATCGTCGCCAACAGCCAGGACGGCATGGCCAGCATCATCTTCTACCTCGCCGTGTACCTGTTCATGAATGTCGGCGCATTCGCCGTGGTGTACATGGTGGAAGGCGAAGGCAAGGGATCGAATTCCATTTACCGCTTCAAGGGCCTGGCCAAGCGCAACCCGCTCATGGCTGCGGCGATGAGCCTGTTCATGTTGTCGCTCGCCGGGTTCCCGCCCACCGCCGGATTCTTCGGTAAGCTCTACGTGTTCGTCGCCGCCATCAAGCAGGACTACGTGCTGATCACCGTGCTTGCCGTGCTGGCCAGCATGATCGCCGTTTACTTCTACCTGCGCATCATTGTCATGATGTATTTCCACGAAAGCGAGACGGAGACCGAACTGGTGAGCAACCGCGGCATGACCGCGCTGGTCACCGTCAGTTCCGCCGCGATTCTGCTGATGGGCATATTCCCCTCCACCTTCATGCAGTTGGCGCTTTCCGCCATTCCCTCGATCCCGCATTGA
- a CDS encoding 2-aminoethylphosphonate aminotransferase encodes MNRIILLNPGPVNVTERVRQALLQPDLCHREPECAELVQSIRGKLLDAFGLEGAFLTALITGSGTAALEMAVSSCVAEGQAMLVVRNGVYGERIATMAETHRIPTVTVDCEWGVAPSLDDIERALKEHPEIGLVALVHHETTTGLLNPVHEVGELAHRYGKKLLIDAISSLAGDTLDFERSHVDYCVGTANKCLQGFPGVSFVLVRKEEVDTLATHPARSVYFDLHKNLKAQEAGETLFTLAVQVHYAFEAALDELIEETVTARIARYAAAAALLRKGFDEMGLEYLVDPANRSNSLTALKLPDGITYETLHDELKKQGYVIYAGQGGLKKSIFRIANMGDIRTGEFQRLLEVLKTCLVKSPSLRD; translated from the coding sequence ATGAACCGCATCATCCTACTGAATCCCGGCCCGGTCAACGTCACCGAACGCGTGCGCCAGGCTTTACTGCAACCGGACCTCTGCCACCGCGAACCGGAATGCGCCGAACTGGTGCAATCCATCCGTGGAAAACTGCTGGATGCCTTCGGGCTGGAGGGAGCTTTTCTGACAGCGCTCATCACCGGCTCCGGCACCGCCGCGCTGGAGATGGCGGTGTCCTCGTGCGTCGCGGAGGGACAGGCCATGCTCGTGGTGCGGAACGGCGTGTACGGCGAACGCATCGCCACCATGGCCGAAACGCATCGCATCCCCACGGTGACCGTCGATTGCGAATGGGGCGTGGCGCCGTCGCTCGACGACATCGAACGCGCGTTGAAAGAACACCCCGAAATCGGACTGGTGGCGCTGGTGCATCACGAAACCACCACGGGCCTGCTCAATCCCGTACACGAAGTCGGAGAACTCGCACACCGTTACGGCAAGAAACTGTTGATCGACGCCATCAGCAGTCTGGCCGGCGACACGCTCGACTTTGAACGCAGTCACGTCGATTACTGTGTCGGCACCGCCAACAAATGCCTGCAGGGATTCCCCGGCGTGTCATTCGTGCTGGTGCGCAAGGAGGAAGTGGACACGCTGGCCACGCACCCGGCACGGTCGGTGTACTTCGATCTGCACAAGAATCTGAAAGCGCAGGAAGCGGGCGAAACCTTGTTCACCCTGGCGGTGCAGGTCCATTATGCGTTCGAAGCAGCGCTTGACGAGTTGATCGAGGAAACCGTGACCGCGCGCATCGCACGCTATGCCGCCGCGGCGGCTCTCCTGAGGAAGGGATTCGACGAGATGGGCCTCGAGTACCTGGTCGATCCCGCAAACCGCTCCAACAGCCTGACCGCACTCAAACTGCCGGACGGGATCACCTACGAAACGCTTCACGACGAGTTGAAAAAACAGGGGTACGTCATTTATGCGGGACAGGGCGGCCTCAAAAAATCCATTTTCCGCATCGCCAACATGGGCGATATCCGCACCGGGGAGTTTCAACGCCTGCTCGAAGTGTTGAAAACGTGCCTCGTCAAGTCGCCCTCGCTACGGGACTGA
- a CDS encoding DUF4159 domain-containing protein: MAALPARAEGEGSKLIIPQVKYDGGSYKPRPDAVESLLAQVAKRTSIEVQREPLDLAPTDPTLFHHPFLYLAGDREFKPFSDDAINALRDYLNFGGFLLIDDNSGKPNSGFDASVRRMLDRLYPNTPLERIPRDHSIFRSFYLINQVVGRVVVKPYLEGITSKGRTVLVYTNNDLGGAWSKNKLGHWNFDMVGGGYLQRKLSLRLGVNIVMYALTLDYKKDMVHLPIILERLRRYSGR, encoded by the coding sequence ATGGCCGCCCTGCCTGCGCGGGCCGAGGGCGAAGGCTCGAAGCTCATCATCCCGCAGGTGAAGTACGATGGCGGTTCGTACAAGCCGCGTCCCGACGCGGTGGAGAGCCTGCTGGCACAGGTAGCGAAGCGCACCTCGATTGAGGTTCAGCGCGAACCGCTGGACCTCGCGCCGACCGACCCCACTCTGTTCCACCATCCTTTCCTTTATCTGGCGGGTGACCGCGAGTTCAAACCTTTTTCCGACGACGCCATCAACGCGCTCCGCGATTATTTGAACTTCGGCGGGTTTCTGTTGATCGACGACAACTCCGGAAAACCCAATTCCGGATTCGACGCATCCGTGCGCCGTATGCTGGACCGGCTGTATCCCAACACGCCGCTGGAACGCATTCCGCGTGACCACTCGATCTTCCGCTCGTTCTACCTGATCAACCAGGTGGTGGGGCGGGTGGTGGTGAAGCCGTACCTGGAAGGCATCACCAGCAAGGGACGTACAGTGCTGGTGTACACCAACAACGACCTTGGAGGTGCGTGGTCGAAGAACAAACTCGGCCACTGGAACTTCGACATGGTCGGCGGCGGCTACCTGCAACGCAAGTTGAGTCTGCGCCTCGGCGTCAACATCGTCATGTACGCGCTCACCCTCGATTACAAAAAAGACATGGTGCACCTGCCCATCATCCTTGAGCGGTTGCGGAGGTATTCCGGCCGATGA
- a CDS encoding glutamine amidotransferase, whose protein sequence is MNFLGTLFGQNWEEYNAWELHWALGENRWILMALVVLAPLMLWFFWTSLRKVRSLPRKTVLYALRVAALALLLLLILQPRLELKNIQPLKNTIAVLIDDSKSMSIKTFPEEVPRKRQVDDALTRHKDWLAGLGTNYNVDYYFVSDHIDPVRAEEVAARYQPINVNTDLARVFHEVVQQYENKSLQGVLLFSDGADLIQDPEDLSEDFEQTLVKLAGPIHTLQAGTNKQFKDLAIETVDAADFGFVNQPVKVSVKLGAYAIGNKNIPVVVKEGDKILVSQVVSLKEDEQDYRVEMEFMPVRMGKHIYSVTVPVFAGEAVETNNRWDFQVKVVRDRLRVLHLNGRPSWDSRFLREVLINNPKVDLLSFFILRTLSDDVDAPTSELSLIPFPSNLLLSDYLGSFDLVVFHNFRYKPFLDKKYLSNLKSYVEEGGAFLMIGGDLSFQGGGYERTPVEEILPVELQHASQPYADKTYSIQATEKLGNHPILQLESRKDANRKAWQSLPPLQGLNLGLVAAKGAQVLATAKVDGKSLPVLAARKVGEGRTLAIATDSAWYWNFRRVGEGGSGRHYQKLWENILAWLTHDPETRLLKVETDKEKYREHEKVLVQFKLVGEDYNPLVGKPVELTLSTWPDRNTLKTESIATDENGEGRYEFHPGREGFYAAQVSVKQGDRTLTERELFSVTSPQVEFQKPRVQPELLKTLSEVSGGRYQVLKTDTRLDTLTFPNPEVEIKTSKLFVSLWDTWAAYGLILGFLFLEWYLRRKSGLS, encoded by the coding sequence ATGAATTTTCTGGGCACGCTGTTCGGGCAGAACTGGGAAGAGTACAACGCGTGGGAACTGCACTGGGCGCTGGGCGAGAACCGCTGGATTCTGATGGCGCTCGTGGTGCTGGCGCCGCTCATGCTGTGGTTTTTCTGGACCAGTCTGCGCAAGGTGCGAAGCCTGCCGCGCAAAACGGTGCTCTATGCCCTGCGCGTTGCAGCTCTGGCGTTGCTGTTGCTCCTCATTCTGCAACCCCGGCTGGAACTCAAAAACATCCAGCCTCTCAAAAACACCATTGCCGTGCTGATCGACGACAGCAAAAGCATGTCGATCAAAACCTTTCCCGAAGAGGTGCCGCGCAAACGACAGGTGGACGACGCGCTGACACGGCATAAGGACTGGCTGGCGGGACTGGGTACGAATTATAACGTCGATTACTATTTCGTCTCGGATCACATCGACCCCGTTCGTGCGGAGGAGGTGGCGGCGCGGTACCAGCCGATCAACGTGAACACCGACCTCGCCCGCGTGTTCCACGAAGTGGTTCAGCAGTACGAGAACAAATCATTGCAGGGCGTCCTGCTGTTTTCCGACGGTGCGGACCTCATCCAGGACCCGGAGGATTTGTCCGAGGATTTCGAGCAGACGCTGGTGAAGCTGGCCGGACCCATCCACACTCTGCAGGCAGGCACGAACAAGCAGTTCAAAGACCTTGCAATCGAAACCGTGGACGCGGCGGATTTCGGCTTCGTCAACCAACCGGTCAAGGTGTCGGTGAAACTGGGGGCGTACGCCATCGGCAACAAGAACATTCCCGTGGTAGTGAAGGAAGGCGACAAGATCCTGGTATCGCAGGTGGTCTCTTTAAAGGAAGACGAACAGGATTACCGGGTGGAGATGGAATTCATGCCCGTGCGCATGGGTAAGCATATTTATTCGGTGACGGTGCCCGTCTTCGCGGGTGAGGCGGTGGAGACGAACAACCGCTGGGATTTCCAGGTGAAGGTGGTGCGCGACCGTCTGCGCGTCCTGCATCTGAACGGCCGTCCTTCGTGGGACTCGCGCTTTCTGCGCGAGGTGCTGATCAACAACCCGAAAGTGGACCTGCTTTCGTTCTTTATTTTACGGACACTCAGCGACGATGTCGATGCGCCCACTTCGGAGCTCAGTCTCATTCCGTTTCCGTCGAACCTTCTGCTCAGCGACTACCTGGGCTCGTTCGACCTGGTGGTGTTCCACAACTTCCGCTACAAACCGTTTCTCGATAAAAAATACCTGTCCAATCTGAAATCGTATGTGGAAGAGGGCGGCGCGTTTCTGATGATCGGCGGCGACCTGTCGTTTCAGGGCGGGGGATACGAACGCACGCCGGTGGAGGAGATCCTGCCCGTCGAGCTTCAGCACGCCTCGCAACCTTATGCTGACAAAACCTATTCGATCCAGGCGACGGAGAAGCTGGGCAACCACCCCATCCTGCAACTGGAAAGCCGCAAGGATGCGAACCGGAAAGCCTGGCAGTCCTTGCCGCCGCTACAGGGATTGAACCTGGGCCTGGTGGCGGCGAAGGGAGCGCAGGTGCTGGCCACGGCGAAGGTCGATGGTAAATCCCTGCCGGTGCTCGCGGCGCGCAAGGTGGGGGAGGGACGCACGCTTGCCATCGCCACCGACTCCGCCTGGTACTGGAATTTCCGCCGGGTGGGGGAGGGCGGCAGTGGACGCCATTACCAGAAGCTGTGGGAGAACATCCTTGCCTGGCTGACGCACGACCCTGAAACGCGCCTGCTTAAAGTGGAAACCGACAAGGAAAAATACCGCGAACACGAAAAGGTGCTGGTGCAGTTCAAGCTGGTTGGCGAGGATTACAATCCCCTCGTGGGCAAGCCGGTGGAGTTGACCCTCAGCACCTGGCCCGACCGCAACACGCTGAAGACGGAATCGATCGCCACCGATGAAAACGGCGAGGGTCGTTACGAATTCCACCCCGGGCGCGAGGGTTTCTACGCCGCGCAGGTTTCGGTGAAGCAGGGCGACCGCACGCTGACCGAGCGCGAGCTGTTCAGCGTCACCAGCCCGCAGGTGGAGTTTCAGAAACCGCGCGTTCAGCCGGAGTTATTGAAGACGCTCTCCGAGGTTTCCGGGGGGCGCTACCAGGTGCTGAAAACGGACACGCGGCTGGACACGCTGACCTTTCCCAACCCGGAGGTGGAGATCAAGACCAGCAAGCTGTTCGTCTCGTTATGGGACACCTGGGCCGCCTACGGCCTGATCCTCGGATTTCTCTTTCTGGAGTGGTACCTGCGCCGGAAGTCAGGATTGAGTTGA
- a CDS encoding NADH-quinone oxidoreductase subunit A encodes MTEYIFVSVFAVVALVIVLGILFLSMVLGPRKPTAEKNIAYECGMLPSEEAKGRFPVRFATIAMLFIIFDIEVVFMYPWAVALDELKLFGLVEMVIFITILAIAYVYIWGRGGLEWD; translated from the coding sequence GTGACCGAATATATTTTTGTCAGCGTATTTGCCGTCGTGGCGCTGGTCATCGTGCTCGGAATCCTTTTTCTTTCCATGGTTCTGGGCCCGCGCAAACCCACCGCTGAAAAGAACATCGCCTACGAGTGCGGCATGCTCCCCTCCGAAGAGGCCAAGGGCCGGTTCCCGGTCCGTTTCGCCACCATTGCCATGCTATTCATTATTTTCGACATCGAAGTGGTGTTCATGTACCCTTGGGCCGTCGCGCTCGATGAATTGAAGCTGTTTGGCTTGGTGGAAATGGTCATTTTCATTACGATTCTGGCTATCGCCTATGTGTACATCTGGGGGCGAGGAGGTTTGGAATGGGATTGA
- a CDS encoding NADH-quinone oxidoreductase subunit B, translated as MGLMDEAVDAFETEVKNLQLNAKDAWDQLSADYSGALYDTILTTKLGKVIGWAQKNALWPATFGLACCAIEMMAMANSRWDAARFGAEVFRASPRQADLMIVSGRVSQKMAPVLKRIYQQMPEPKWVIAMGACSSCGGIFNNYAIVQGVDRVVPVDVYVPGCPPGPEALIYGIIKLQEKIMNDAGTERAKQRVA; from the coding sequence ATGGGATTGATGGATGAAGCGGTCGATGCATTTGAGACCGAAGTCAAGAACCTGCAACTGAACGCCAAAGACGCCTGGGACCAGCTTTCCGCGGATTACTCTGGCGCGCTGTACGACACCATTCTCACCACCAAGCTGGGGAAGGTGATCGGCTGGGCGCAGAAGAACGCCCTGTGGCCCGCGACTTTCGGGTTGGCCTGTTGCGCCATTGAGATGATGGCCATGGCCAACAGCCGCTGGGACGCCGCCCGTTTCGGTGCGGAAGTGTTCCGCGCTTCCCCGCGTCAGGCGGATTTGATGATTGTGTCGGGCCGTGTGTCACAGAAGATGGCGCCGGTCCTCAAGCGGATTTACCAGCAGATGCCGGAGCCCAAGTGGGTCATCGCCATGGGCGCGTGTTCTTCCTGCGGCGGCATCTTCAACAACTACGCCATCGTTCAGGGCGTGGACCGCGTGGTGCCGGTGGATGTTTACGTGCCGGGGTGCCCGCCGGGTCCGGAAGCCCTCATCTACGGCATCATCAAGCTCCAGGAAAAAATCATGAACGACGCCGGCACCGAGCGGGCCAAACAGAGGGTGGCATGA
- a CDS encoding NADH-quinone oxidoreductase subunit C: MTGEELVEKVRASLPDAIIKAEVTLGDAVVHVEAENLLKVAGFLKESPELDFHYLSHITGVDYLEEEREPRFEAVYELHNLDRGDSIRLRVGLDEDDPKVPTVSELWKGALFPERELFDMFGFQVEGHPNLKRLIMPEDWEGHPLRKDYPLVVEEVAFSHNPEHKQELIKDKKDMSPTPWE, translated from the coding sequence ATGACCGGCGAAGAACTCGTTGAAAAAGTGCGGGCCTCCCTGCCGGACGCCATCATCAAGGCCGAGGTCACGCTCGGCGATGCGGTGGTGCATGTGGAAGCGGAAAACCTGTTGAAGGTTGCGGGTTTCCTTAAGGAGAGCCCGGAGCTGGATTTCCATTATCTGTCGCACATCACCGGCGTCGATTACCTGGAAGAGGAGCGCGAGCCGCGTTTCGAGGCGGTGTACGAACTGCACAACCTGGACCGGGGCGACAGCATCCGCCTGCGTGTCGGGCTGGATGAAGACGACCCCAAGGTGCCGACGGTCTCGGAACTCTGGAAAGGCGCGCTGTTTCCTGAACGCGAGTTGTTCGACATGTTTGGTTTCCAGGTGGAAGGCCATCCCAACCTCAAACGGCTCATCATGCCGGAGGACTGGGAAGGGCATCCGCTTCGCAAGGATTATCCGCTGGTGGTCGAGGAAGTGGCCTTCTCCCACAACCCCGAACACAAGCAGGAATTGATCAAAGATAAAAAAGATATGAGTCCAACGCCATGGGAGTAA